A window of the Labeo rohita strain BAU-BD-2019 chromosome 1, IGBB_LRoh.1.0, whole genome shotgun sequence genome harbors these coding sequences:
- the LOC127167530 gene encoding UDP-glucuronosyltransferase 2C1 isoform X13, with translation MNGQVFQVLGPIVLTILLTNVPAVQSGNVLVFPVDGSHWVNMNILVEALHAKGHNITVIRAADSWYIKEFSPHYTSITLKSEGGFGEEFLDMFVSRLLGILRDGSSWARLMLEIEMWQSSVEMVKIESEAIVRMLEDQQLMQSLKDAKYDLMLTDPAMFGGIILGHYLKLPIVHNVRWTVYNEVHFLLAPSPLSYVPFPMLKLSDRMSFLERVKNVVMFTVTEILVALLMTPINDPICERFIGPGASYFSLTQSADLWLHRVDFIFEFPRPTMPNIIYMGGFQCKPSKPLPQDLEDFVQSSGDHGVIIMSLGTLIGQLPDDVAEAIAEAFAELPQKIIWRYKGRRPSALGNNTLILDWMPQNDLLGHPKTRAFVAHGGTNGIQEAIYHGVPIIGLGLIFDQPDNLHKMKVRGVAKIVDFATVDKDSFLKTVKEVLYDPSYRENMQRLSKLHKDVPVKPLDNAIFWIEFVMRHKGAAHLNTESYKMPWYSYHSVDVILFLISAVSLIFLSIYAVIRYFCCRICMRKTKNKLE, from the coding sequence AGCGCTTCATGCCAAAGGTCACAATATTACAGTCATCCGGGCAGCAGACAGCTGGTACATCAAAGAATTCTCACCCCACTACACGTCAATCACTCTCAAGTCTGAAGGAGGATTTGGTGAAGAATTCCTTGACATGTTTGTATCAAGACTTTTAGGAATTCTGAGGGACGGTTCCTCGTGGGCTCGTCTGATGCTGGAGATAGAGATGTGGCAAAGTTCTGTGGAGATGGTTAAAATCGAAAGTGAAGCAATAGTCAGAATGCTTGAAGACCAGCAACTAATGCAGTCCTTAAAAGACGCCAAGTATGATTTGATGCTTACAGATCCGGCCATGTTCGGAGGGATTATACTGGGTCACTATCTCAAACTGCCCATTGTCCACAATGTCCGATGGACAGTGTACAATGaggttcattttttattagctCCTTCGCCACTTTCATATGTACCGTTTCCAATGCTTAAGTTATCAGACCGCATGAGTTTCTTGGAAAGAGTGAAGAATGTAGTGATGTTCACTGTAACTGAAATACTGGTTGCTCTCTTGATGACTCCAATTAATGATCCAATTTGCGAAAGGTTCATTGGTCCAGGAGCGTCCTACTTTTCTTTAACTCAGAGTGCTGATCTGTGGCTCCATAGagttgactttatttttgaattccCACGTCCCACTATGCCAAACATCATCTACATGGGAGGTTTTCAGTGCAAGCCATCAAAGCCTCTTCCGCAAGACCTGGAGGACTTTGTGCAGAGCTCTGGTGATCATGGTGTCATCATCATGTCTCTGGGCACTCTCATTGGTCAGCTTCCTGATGATGTGGCTGAGGCGATTGCTGAAGCTTTTGCAGAACTTCCACAGAAGATCATCTGGAGGTACAAAGGAAGGAGGCCATCTGCACTAGGAAACAACACCTTAATTTTGGACTGGATGCCTCAGAATGATCTTCTGGGTCATCCTAAGACAAGAGCCTTTGTGGCACATGGAGGAACCAATGGGATTCAAGAAGCCATTTACCACGGGGTACCAATCATTGGACTTGGGCTGATTTTTGACCAGCCTGATAATCTTCATAAGATGAAAGTACGGGGTGTAGCCAAGATTGTAGACTTTGCCACAGTGGATAAGGACTCCTTCCTCAAAACTGTCAAAGAGGTCctttatgatccctcttatcgGGAGAACATGCAGAGGCTCTCAAAGCTTCACAAGGATGTTCCAGTGAAACCTCTGGACAATGCCATCTTCTGGATTGAGTTTGTTATGAGGCACAAAGGTGCCGCTCACTTGAACACAGAGTCTTACAAGATGCCCTGGTACTCGTATCACTCTGTTGATGTCATACTATTCCTGATTTCTGCTGTGTCACTCATATTCCTGAGCATATATGCAGTAATCAGATATTTCTGCTGCAGAATATgcatgagaaaaacaaaaaacaaacttgaatga
- the LOC127167530 gene encoding UDP-glucuronosyltransferase 2C1 isoform X6, whose protein sequence is MNRQIFQSCGQITLILLLLMTVPAAQCGKVLVFPVDGSHWVNMNILVEALHAKGHNITVIRAADSWYIKEFSPHYTSITLKSEGGFGEEFLDMFVSRLLGILRDGSSWARLMLEIEMWQSSVEMVKIESEAIVRMLEDQQLMQSLKDAKYDLMLTDPAMFGGIILGHYLKLPIVHNVRWTVYNEVHFLLAPSPLSYVPFPMLKLSDRMSFLERVKNVVMFTVTEILVALLMTPINDPICERFIGPGASYFSLTQSADLWLHRVDFIFEFPRPTMPNIIYMGGFQCKPSKPLPQDLEDFVQSSGDHGVIIMSLGTLIGQLPDDVAEAIAEAFAELPQKIIWRYKGRRPSALGNNTLILDWMPQNDLLGHPKTRAFVAHGGTNGIQEAIYHGVPIIGLGLIFDQPDNLHKMKVRGVAKIVDFATVDKDSFLKTVKEVLYDPSYRENMQRLSKLHKDVPVKPLDNAIFWIEFVMRHKGAAHLNTESYKMPWYSYHSVDVILFLISAVSLIFLSIYAVIRYFCCRICMRKTKNKLE, encoded by the coding sequence GTCACAATATTACAGTCATCCGGGCAGCAGACAGCTGGTACATCAAAGAATTCTCACCCCACTACACGTCAATCACTCTCAAGTCTGAAGGAGGATTTGGTGAAGAATTCCTTGACATGTTTGTATCAAGACTTTTAGGAATTCTGAGGGACGGTTCCTCGTGGGCTCGTCTGATGCTGGAGATAGAGATGTGGCAAAGTTCTGTGGAGATGGTTAAAATCGAAAGTGAAGCAATAGTCAGAATGCTTGAAGACCAGCAACTAATGCAGTCCTTAAAAGACGCCAAGTATGATTTGATGCTTACAGATCCGGCCATGTTCGGAGGGATTATACTGGGTCACTATCTCAAACTGCCCATTGTCCACAATGTCCGATGGACAGTGTACAATGaggttcattttttattagctCCTTCGCCACTTTCATATGTACCGTTTCCAATGCTTAAGTTATCAGACCGCATGAGTTTCTTGGAAAGAGTGAAGAATGTAGTGATGTTCACTGTAACTGAAATACTGGTTGCTCTCTTGATGACTCCAATTAATGATCCAATTTGCGAAAGGTTCATTGGTCCAGGAGCGTCCTACTTTTCTTTAACTCAGAGTGCTGATCTGTGGCTCCATAGagttgactttatttttgaattccCACGTCCCACTATGCCAAACATCATCTACATGGGAGGTTTTCAGTGCAAGCCATCAAAGCCTCTTCCGCAAGACCTGGAGGACTTTGTGCAGAGCTCTGGTGATCATGGTGTCATCATCATGTCTCTGGGCACTCTCATTGGTCAGCTTCCTGATGATGTGGCTGAGGCGATTGCTGAAGCTTTTGCAGAACTTCCACAGAAGATCATCTGGAGGTACAAAGGAAGGAGGCCATCTGCACTAGGAAACAACACCTTAATTTTGGACTGGATGCCTCAGAATGATCTTCTGGGTCATCCTAAGACAAGAGCCTTTGTGGCACATGGAGGAACCAATGGGATTCAAGAAGCCATTTACCACGGGGTACCAATCATTGGACTTGGGCTGATTTTTGACCAGCCTGATAATCTTCATAAGATGAAAGTACGGGGTGTAGCCAAGATTGTAGACTTTGCCACAGTGGATAAGGACTCCTTCCTCAAAACTGTCAAAGAGGTCctttatgatccctcttatcgGGAGAACATGCAGAGGCTCTCAAAGCTTCACAAGGATGTTCCAGTGAAACCTCTGGACAATGCCATCTTCTGGATTGAGTTTGTTATGAGGCACAAAGGTGCCGCTCACTTGAACACAGAGTCTTACAAGATGCCCTGGTACTCGTATCACTCTGTTGATGTCATACTATTCCTGATTTCTGCTGTGTCACTCATATTCCTGAGCATATATGCAGTAATCAGATATTTCTGCTGCAGAATATgcatgagaaaaacaaaaaacaaacttgaatga